The following proteins come from a genomic window of Musa acuminata AAA Group cultivar baxijiao chromosome BXJ1-7, Cavendish_Baxijiao_AAA, whole genome shotgun sequence:
- the LOC135584076 gene encoding protein RNA-directed DNA methylation 3-like isoform X3: MMLKDGYLFKKVSTGSVIFSGVQPSSSELLMFSDVTNNMVEDLNWVSSIYNARKKKPGAEILDDEVSVVTKNDYGLHDLVLFGQKHYGVIIAVEKDCFKILKGDIEGENVVTVKIQDIKNSCVDKMFMALDWKKTTIFINDIVKILAGPLQGRVGVVKHMYKGTLFIHAEYETKNSGFFSVKSVSCEKVKESKNSYGVKAGKGKEANTSFSQSPIRTFDRENNAHGSTRRGQSDNEQMFSIGQTLRIREGPLKGYLCRVVGIYRSDVTVKLDSLVKLITVTDKSLAVPKIKGDNATGSSDQATISSDHFGLSTACPSFGETSTPAEKSSWDSVMPSFGRDSWQPFSSSNLSVACNNENQTDHGNEADPWSNMATATGKQTSGGSIEITDGWGLGLGADPWNKVTYANRTDAPTSDGAIGGWGNSSNSGLLEKASSGAGDQAGSSEIKSYDWSNKAAVVLRNDVDGWEKSKTSVDDAGGIWDNESVKKSNACSWDSEGIGKMSKKEDAWDKTAKSQEKSNDNWDVAAIGQTQSNNNTCSWDNKEGKISTEDDAWQKAAKLQDTNNNSCDAVAIGGSHSIQNHGCEVGDWDNAKSPSASLSGYRVKAKENDKAVIGRLSKTGVSGQSQNCLGDNRMSPKGNYDFNWNKGKDCEGADANTRMNSEKPRELQRVGGLGATDNDRSQDSWSKNHNWGQTSSLEREREQDNGHRNHDNNWSRQNKFNVFRGSSWERGRGFHGVSGCMRHDAGDQEWSSGRGGGRDEGRGKARGHSGEAGGNRDGLSDTRSVGQVCNWDKGHGAIETSDWKNQQSSVDSLSNWENDKNADWDKLRNCNQNESLGKTGQMHSWSKNKSLAGQSLSSWSSFSQDADAKKDAKGVDDASCWEKGASLPEGSSNWEKSHAGEQFELSNDDKNKWSTTTTSGWVGDSLKNVPAAPENLHISICRRFIGDNQDMSIVSDGNKPGWDKLSSSDEGKAAGGYEWDSMKASGAKQVSGWCGWTDHASEVKAYEKTIRGAWDGPRADKSCKNSTGAGINSWEVAVRSDEKARGVILDKSCDWTHSEVSSGNVDAWDMEGKKRTADGNWDTTTNSQREKTDEDNNWGDNSKESKEDFTVQGGYQTDSRNAAVLHSTQPGTEHSGQVSSWERTTNSWSGQWKDRQSNDSKDWKQGGSKQSENDTWYGQKSSGEEFGKGDQVDRWSKPREGGHGFGRGRGGGQNSWDSGSWNKEMDHVGNQRSGWGRGRGGNNEADGEKQCKWNKLRDFSEDRGSSWVRGRGRFGTRDKSQGDNSDGPPNQQGRWSGSGRGWGRNSGYNFDGGRHFSHGGGRGPGHSSFFSSDMKDDRESCGDGSLPRNSVSSWGSNENTGREKSKDHANSECGGKTNQQHDWSKGKSHDGDSSGCSKRSSNWSKDEADVGEENWARTKEFGVVQSSSWNKWSTNTEDIGEASGTCRNSKDAQAAGDQGCSWDKAAVSWDEH; the protein is encoded by the exons ATGATGCTGAAGGATGGTTACTTGTTCAAAAAGGTTTCCACTGGATCTGTAATATTCTCTGGGGTCCAGCCATCAAGTAGTGAGCTTTTAATGTTCTCTGATGTGACTAATAATATGGTTGAAGACTTAAACTGGGTTTCAAGCATTTACAATGCTCGTAAGAAAAAGCCGGGAGCTGAAATATTGGATGATGAAGTGTCAGTTGTCACAAAAAATGATTACGGTCTTCATGATCTTGTCTTGTTTGG GCAGAAGCATTATGGTGTTATTATTGCTGTTGAGAAGGACTGTTTCAAG aTATTGAAAGGTGACATAGAGGGAGAAAATGTGGTCACAGTTAAGATTCAGGACATAAAGAACTCATGTGTGGATAAAATGTTCATGGCTTTGGATTGGAAGAAGACAACCATATTCATTAATGACATTGTCAAAATTTTGGCAGGGCCATTGCAG GGTAGAGTAGGAGTTGTGAAACATATGTACAAGGGCACACTCTTTATTCATGCTGAATATGAAACCAAAAATAGTGGTTTCTTTTCTGTGAAATCCGTGTCGTGTGAGAAAGTGAAAGAGTCGAAGAATTCCTATGGTGTAAAGGCTGGAAAG GGAAAAGAAGCAAACACTTCATTCTCTCAATCACCTATAAGAACATTTGACCGAGAAAACAATGCTCATGGCT CCACCCGTCGTGGCCAAAGTGATAATGAGCAAATGTTCTCAATTGGCCAGACATTGAGGATCCGAGAAGGTCCACTGAAAGGGTACCTGTGCCGTGTGGTAGGCATCTACCGCTCTGATGTCACAGTTAAGCTGGATTCTTTAGTGAAGCTTATAACAG TTACGGACAAATCTCTAGCAGTGCCGAAAATAAAAGG AGATAATGCAACTGGATCATCTGATCAAGCTACTATATCCTCTGATCACTTTGGATTGTCCACAG CTTGTCCATCATTTGGAGAAACATCAACACCAGCAGAGAAAAGTTCATGGGACTCTGTGATGCCATCATTTGGCAG GGATTCTTGGCAACCTTTTTCTTCCTCCAATCTATCAGTTGCTTGTAACAATGAGAATCAAACAG ATCATGGAAATGAGGCTGATCCTTGGAGTAATATGGCAACAGCCACTGGTAAACAGACCTCAGGTGGTTCCATTGAGATCACGGATGGTTGGG GTCTAGGACTTGGAGCTGATCCTTGGAACAAGGTGACATATGCTAATAGAACTGATGCACCTACTTCTGATGGAGCCATAGGTGGATGGGGTAATTCATCCAATTCAGGTTTGCTGGAGAAGGCTTCCAGTGGTGCTGGAGATCAAGCTGGAagtagtgaaataaaatcatatgattgGAGCAACAAAGCTGCAGTTGTTCTGAGGAATGATGTGGATGGATGGGAGAAATCAAAAACTTCCGTAGATGATGCTGGAGGAATCTGGGATAATGAGAGTGTTAAAAAGAGTAATGCATGTTCTTGGGACAGTGAAGGAATAGGAAAAATGAGTAAAAAAGAAGATGCATGGGACAAAACTGCAAAATCTCAAGAGAAAAGCAATGACAACTGGGATGTTGCTGCTATTGGTCAGACTCAATCAAACAATAATACATGTTCTTGGGACAATAAAGAAGGCAAAATAAGTACTGAGGATGATGCTTGGCAAAAAGCTGCAAAATTGCAAGATACAAACAATAACAGCTGTGATGCTGTTGCCATTGGTGGGTCCCATTCTATTCAAAACCATGGATGTGAGGTTGGTGATTGGGATAATGCAAAGAGTCCATCtgctagtctatctggttatcgtgTCAAAGCAAAAGAGAATGACAAAGCTGTAATTGGCAGATTAAGCAAAACAGGAGTTTCTGGCCAAAGTCAGAATTGTCTAGGGGACAATCGAATGTCACCCAAAGGAAATTATGATTTCAACTGGAACAAAGGAAAAGACTGTGAAGGAGCTGATGCAAATACTCGGATGAACTCAGAAAAACCTAGAGAATTACAACGTGTTGGTGGTCTAGGTGCAACTGATAATGATAGATCCCAGGACAGCTGGAGTAAGAACCATAACTGGGGTCAAACTTCTAGTTTGGAAAGAGAAAGGGAACAAGATAATGGACATAGGAACCATGATAACAACTGGAGCCGGCAAAACAAATTTAATGTGTTTAGAGGAAGTAGTTGGGAAAGAGGAAGGGGATTCCATGGAGTAAGTGGATGTATGAGGCATGATGCAGGAGATCAAGAGTGGTCATCTGGTAGGGGAGGAGGTAGAGATGAAGGCAGAGGCAAGGCCAGGGGACATTCTGGTGAAGCTGGAGGTAATAGGGATGGTCTTAGTGACACGAGATCTGTTGGGCAAGTTTGCAATTGGGATAAGGGCCATGGTGCGATTGAAACTTCAGATTGGAAGAACCAGCAAAGTTCTGTGGATTCGTTGTCTAATTGGGAAAATGATAAAAATGCTGACTGGGATAAATTGAGAAATTGTAATCAAAATGAATCATTGGGAAAAACTGGTCAAATGCATTCCTGGAGCAAAAATAAATCTTTAGCTGGCCAGTCCTTGTCTAGTTGGAGCAGCTTCTCACAAGATGCTGATGCAAAAAAGGATGCCAAAGGTGTGGATGATGCTTCTTGTTGGGAGAAGGGAGCAAGTTTACCTGAGGGAAGCAGCAACTGGGAAAAATCTCATGCTGGGGAACAATTTGAGTTGAGTAATGATGACAAAAACAAGTGGAGCACTACAACTACATCTGGATGGGTAGGTGATTCTTTAAAAAATGTACCTGCGGCTCCGGAAAATTTGCATATATCCATTTGTAGAAGGTTCATTGGGGACAATCAGGAcatgtccattgtaagtgatggtAATAAGCCTGGTTGGGATAAATTGTCATCCAGTGATGAAGGTAAGGCTGCAGGTGGATATGAATGGGACAGCATGAAAGCTTCAGGTGCAAAACAAGTCTCTGGCTGGTGTGGCTGGACTGACCATGCTTCGGAAGTAAAAGCTTATGAGAAAACAATTAGAG GAGCTTGGGATGGACCGAGAGCTGATAAGTCTTGCAAAAATTCAACCGGTGCTGGTATAAATAGCTGGGAGGTAGCTGTAAGAAGTGATGAAAAAGCAAGAGGTGTCATTTTGGACAAGTCATGTGATTGGACTCATTCTGAGGTTAGCAGTGGAAATGTAGATGCTTGGGACATGGAGGGAAAAAAGAGAACTGCAGATGGCAATTGGGACACAACTACTAATTCTCAAAGGGAGAAGACTGATGAAGATAATAATTGGGGTGATAATTCAAAAGAAAGTAAAGAAGATTTCACAGTTCAAGGTGGATATCAAACTGACAGCAGGAATGCTGCTGTTCTACATTCTACACAACCAGGAACGGAACATTCTGGCCAAGTTAGCAGTTGGGAAAGAACAACGAATTCTTGGTCTGGTCAGTGGAAGGATAGACAGTCAAATGATTCGAAAGATTGGAAACAAGGAGGATCCAAGCAAAGTGAAAATGATACATGGTACGGGCAAAAATCATCTGGTGAAGAATTTGGGAAAGGTGATCAGGTTGACAGATGGAGCAAACCTAGAGAAGGGGGTCATGGGTTCGGTAGAGGAAGAGGTGGAGGACAAAATAGCTGGGACAGTGGTAGCTGGAATAAAGAAATGGATCATGTTGGTAATCAAAGATCTGGTTGGGGAAGAGGAAGGGGAGGAAATAATGAGGCTGATGGTGAAAAGCAATGCAAATGGAACAAGCTGAGAGATTTTAGTGAAGACAGGGGATCTAGTTGGGTAAGAGGAAGAGGCCGATTCGGAACAAGAGATAAAAGTCAAGGTGACAATTCCGATGGGCCACCCAACCAGCAAGGCAGATGGTCTGGAAGCGGAAGAGGTTGGGGGCGTAACAGTGGTTATAATTTTGATGGTGGAAGGCATTTTAGTCATGGTGGCGGTAGGGGTCCTGGTCACAGCAGTTTTTTCTCATCTGATATGAAGGATGACAGGGAGAGCTGTGGTGATGGATCATTACCTAGAAATTCTGTATCGAGTTGGGGCAGCAACGAAAACACTGGTCGGGAAAAGTCCAAAGACCATGCAAATTCCGAATGCGGAGGAAAAACTAATCAACAACATGATTGGAGCAAGGGAAAATCTCATGATGGTGACTCATCTGGCTGCAGTAAAAGGTCGTCAAACTGGAGCAAAGATGAAGCAGATGTTGGAGAAGAGAACTGGGCCAGGACCAAGGAATTTGGTGTTGTTCAATCTTCATCTTGGAATAAATGGTCCACGAATACTGAAGATATTGGTGAGGCATCTGGTACATGCAGAAATTCCAAAGATGCACAAGCTGCAGGTGATCAAGGGTGCAGTTGGGACAAAGCAGCTGTGTCTTGGGACGAGCACTAA